In the genome of Chrysoperla carnea chromosome 5, inChrCarn1.1, whole genome shotgun sequence, the window CACTTCttttagtaaatgttttattacaaatatcacatgcaaATGGTTTATCAGCATTGTGAATTCTTTTATGTGCATTTAGATTGTCTCTTCgaacaaatgttttattacaaatatcacatgcaaatggtttttctccggtgtgaatactTTTATGTGCATTTAGATTGATTCTTCGAGTAAATGTTTCATTACAAATCTCACATGCAAATGGTTTATCAGCAGTGTGAATTCTTGTATGTGCCATTAGATTACTTCTttcagtaaatgttttattacaaatatcacatgcaaATGGTTTAACAGCAGTGTGAATTCTTGTATGTGCCACTAGATGGTATCTtagagtaaatgttttattacaaatctcACATACAAATGGTTTTTCCCCAGTGTGAATTCTTGTATGTCTCGTTAGATCACTTCTttcagtaaatgttttattacaaatatcacatgcaaATGGTTTTTCCCCAGTGTGAATTCTTGTATGTGCCCTTAGATTACTTCTtccagtaaatgttttattacaaatatcacatgcaaATGGTTTTTCCCCAGTGTGAATTCTTGTATGTGCCCTTAGATTACTTCTtccagtaaatgttttattacaaatatcacatgcaaATGGTTTTTCCCCAGTGTGAATTCTTGTATGTGCCCTTAGATTACTTCTtccagtaaatgttttattacaaatatcacatgcaaATGGTTTTTCCCCAGTGTGAATTCTTGTATGTGCCCTTAGATTACTTCTgccagtaaatgttttattacaaatatcacatgcaaATGGTTTATCAGCATTGTGAATTCTTGTATGTGCAACTAGATTGTATCTtagagtaaatgttttattacaaatctcacatacaaatggtttttctccagtgtgaATTCTTGTATGTCTCGTTAGATCACTTCTttcagtaaatgttttattacaaatctcACATGCAAATGGTTTTTTTCCAGTGTGAATTCTTGTATGTGCCCTTAGATTACTTCTtccagtaaatgttttattacaaatctcacatacaaatggtttttctccagtgtgaATTCTTGTATGTCTCGTTAGATCACTTCTttcagtaaatgttttattacaaatctcACATGCAAATGGTTTTTTTCCAGTGTGAATTCTTGTATGTGCCCTTAGATTACTTCTtccagtaaatgttttattacaaatctcacatacaaatggtttttctccagtgtgaATTCTTGTATGTCTCGTTAGATCACTTCTttcagtaaatgttttattacaaatctcACATGCAAATGGTTTTTTTCCAGTGTGAATTCTTGTATGTGCCCTTAGATTACTTCTtccagtaaatgttttattacaaatatcacatgcaaATGGTTTTTCCCCAGTGTGAATTCTTGTATGTCTCGTTAGATCACTTCTttcagtaaatgttttattacaaatctcACATGCAAATGGTTTTTTTCCAGTGTGAATTCTTGTATGTGCCCTTAGATTACTTCTtccagtaaatgttttattacaaatctcacatacaaatggtttttctccagtgtgaATTCTTGTATGTCTCGTTAGATCACTTCttttagtaaatgttttattacaaatatcacatgcaaATGGTTTATCAGCATTGTGAATTCTTTTATGTGCATTTAGATTGTCTCTTCgaacaaatgttttattacaaatatcacatgcaaATGGTTTTTCCCCAGTGTGAATTCTTGTATGTGCCCTTAGATTACTTCttttagtaaatgttttattacaaatatcacatgtaAATCGTTTTTCTCtaacaatagtttttttctcggtgatagtttttttatgacaTGATAGTTTTGTACTAGTATTTATTTGTTGTGGATCTAATACATTTTCAGCTAAAATTTcgtttataccaaatttttttggtatatctTCCATTATAACAATGTTGCTGTCTTCTTGTAGTTCATTTTCAATTTGTCCCTCTTGCATTGTAATGACCGTGTCCATGTCATCATTAACGTCTTCTAATATTTCATCTTTGATTATTAATTCTGTGTTCAgttgtttttcaagttttatattttcttctttgataacattatttatatccATATCTTGAAATGCATTAATTGCCATGTTGGCGTTTCGTCTCACAAATCACAAAACGTTACATTTATATTCAGGGTTAACAGAAGTATTCAACAGAAAGTAGCACAATCTCACAGAAAATGcacacaataacaaaaaaaaaccgccCAATGTTcactttttcaaatgaaaaatatattttttattttcaaatattttatttttgaaaataaagtgataaataacaaaaaaatagtatttccatataattttaaaaataagttaatcgtgagatcaaataaaaatatataaaaaattgcacATATTATGTTATTCAGACACGAAGGCATAAAatgttattgtaatttttgaaatagataCAGATATATATTGGGAATACCAATCTCGATAGATAAGTGCAACGACTCACTGATACATATGTGATGCCaaatcatgaaggttataaagaaggagaaagatcgctatgtactaaagcattagcgcacctgtccctgaaaatttgtagaatttatagttaatttttaagccaccagccgcgctgtcatcaagaagtagtatctgcgaagtggatgaagttagttgcataatgtacaaattgatatagcatttcaaattagcgcacaacagcccgccttTATTGATACttcttagcggtcgcagcgcctcacttattttatccatatttcggggacaatattttctatagcgatcgttctccttcttataagctTCATGTGCCAAATGAAGGTGACGGGagtaaaagtaaagaaaattacaGACACGTATATATGTCTATGGGAATAGATCGAAAAGtaaggtttaaaaaatttattaattcttcaATTATGAACTATCGTACAGACTAGCTTCAAAATAGCCCAAATTGTGGAAAAACGCCCAATCTGGCAATCCTGTTTACATTATATTcttaaaactgttttattaCGATTCCGCCAGACTCTAAGGTTAGAATACACAGGATGCGTTCTACTAATCGTTCATAAccagtgttgccaactttcaaTTCTCAAACCCACTAAACAGACGATAGAAAACCACTAGAAAACCACTAAGACTTCTgccataataaaaattcaaaacttttaatttattatgaagcaaataattgaaaattcaaaacttatatttctgaaattctatttagatttttatgatgatgtttaaataactttaagttaataaaaattcaattaatatgtatgaaaacagttctttatttaaaatagaaaaacaatagAGTACACATTTTTACTCTATAGCAAACAATTTTTACCTATAGAATTTCTATTCTTAAGATTCATCAATGAataaaaaccactaaaaaaaaccactagccactaaaaagtaaataatcccactaacaaaatataaaaactactaGTTTTAGTAGTAAAACCACTAAGTTGGGAACACTGTATCATAACGgtcaaaatatttcttcagCCATTGCCAAAGAATACAGTATGTATCTGTATTCTTTGCCGTTGCGTACGACGACATGTTGAGTGTGTTCCACTTAGcacttttaataacttaaagatacgacgaaaaaaaattacgttgtTATTTCGGAAATAGATATTTTAGTGAAAACTTATGTTTCTCCAACAaacattttgattatatttaaacgtaaattatttaaatactcgcacttatatgaaatataaaaattaaattgtatatctagttaaccaaaaattattaatgtttattgttagAGCTTACAAATTCCAatctctttgttttatattttcaaacttgCCATTAGTATTATTTACGTCAACGCTTAACTAACTCTTTATACAGTCGCACAaattttttagacttttaaAGTATTAACATATCTTACTATAACTCGTTTTattaactctgaataacttttcTGACAAGAGTCCGAAACCTTGGAATTATTCCGACTTTTTAAgtcttattaaaagttattcagatagtgtgatcaaattaactttttgaatattttaattctgagttcggagaaaaaaattgaatttagtagatcattatgatacaaattgaagaaactaaaatctaacattttttgatggtcggaaggggtccaaaaaaaatggtaaagtggcctaatccggtctttcgcgtgaGACatcgtcggattgagttaaaaataaaaaagcgtttaataagcttaggcgccgtaaaaaggcgaaaaaaatgagctgtgaatgaacccgattggtccatcgatgtccccacaaattgcaaaaaaccatcgattttgctcgaaatttcaaaacttcatagctcttgttgttttaaagattcaaagctgagatttaaatggattgtggCTTTTgtgcccatgaagtatcacacacaatttcagcaagatcgaatgtatactttttgcaaaccgtagctgaatgcaaaaaacaggacttttgtaaaatgacccaaaaaaatttgtggtggggtaacgcgctattttttacgcgatcatatgcttcaatagttaaagtaatacctactaaagtgtcaacctctcatctttagtaaaagttactaaaatattaattttaaattactattattttaaattataacattaaaaataggatgggagtaatgggagcaattattaagagacagaagttatGTGACATAGTATGATGcatatgcatttaatattgtGATGCACTTACTATATTGAACTTTTGCTGCTATTTAGCTGCCTTGATGGATTATGTTTTGCTCTTTCGTAAGGcaagagtaaaaattttatcgtataatACCTGTAACTGTACTTTTGATCTCGTTCTACTTGTTGTGTATACCAATCGCGACTTAAAACTTTATCACGTGCATCAATGagacaaataatataatcatcTTTTATTTTGTACACAATGATGTCGTcgcaaaacaataatttcaatttgtctACTAAAAATCGCAATGCAGGTTGTGCCTTGATTGGGCACaggcttaaaataaattttaaagaaaactgaCATTCTTCGTCATGGGTTTGCAAACACTCTGCGACGAAGTCAATAACTTCCGACGACGATTTAGACATGGGACGACCAACAGCTACATTAGCTGGTtgcttataataaaatgaacgtATACAGCGATCATGGTACCTTGCCTTCTTTTCGATTAAATCGAAGGCAGTTACACGTTCTAAAAGTGACAGTGCCCATGTAGAATTATCTTCTCTCTCTCTGacagatttttcaacattaactTGAACCATTGCGCTATTAACATATCGTACTCGAGATAAATGTAATTTGCAGCTttgttttaccttttttttcatACTCGGGCTAATGCTTtagcacgtagcgatcgttctccttctatATAACGTCCATGGTTTAAACATTTAAACTATGGAATGTAGATGTAAATGTAAGGAACACAATCTCTATGTTAAAAAAGTGACAATAAAGTTGCATTAAATTAAGATGGCATTGGTGAAGCATTTTGGTACCATGCATTTTGTTACCAAACATACATCATAGACATAGGAAAAGTAGGGTCGGtgtataaaattctataatgcGCTCTCACTCTCTGGCCCGATCCTTCTTTTTCTTTGCCCATGATATAAATATCCTTTGCCACACTAGCGCCATTATAGCCATatatttaatgctattttgtgGACACTTTTTGATTCAAACATTCATATGAGATTGTGTTCCTTATctctaaatttcataaattttcacttgttttttttccatgggaactgattctaacGCTGCTAATCTTCTCTTATTATttaactcatttaaaatatagatatattttttcattaaaattgtttattattgttcTAGCCTATTTTTTCCTATGCAATACAATTTTAGTCCGTGAGCATATTTTAGGTCAGAAGCCAACATGATAAGAGGTAAATGGAATTGAAAATGaagggtaaatcatggaattccGCCAATTCATCAAAGATATACTTGGAAACAACGAACAAACcctcaaaaaactattcatctTCTTAACAAAATTACTAAAACTCATCTAAAATGGTGTAGCAACCTcacaaaatatcaacaaattacTACCATgattatttaaacttatatatattattccatcaattttaatgtcattattacttatgtattatataagctccatattattataatatcatactaaaattaatactaGTTCATGGGGTTAAGACTTCACACCACGTGATGTCGTGGCCTCATCTTACACTGTGTAAATGACCATATAGTTGTTagaaacagtttaaaaaaaaatatcatgaaatttgataaagaaataaagaaGATAAGGTATGGGCAAAACAAACATGCTGGAGAAATTATATCTAAGGATTGATTAGGATAATACATTAGAATTTGAGAGCGATTCATTTGAAAgctaacattcgcattcgcgaatgtacaaaattttcagtGTTTTTTTTCACTACATTAATCGATATCTGGtagtataattcaaaaaaagttgataaAGAGTTACTTTCTCGTAAGACTGCAGTTAACAAATGTTAATATTTGTGaacaattttttcacaaaaacttaCACGTTAAGGTATAATTGTAGCTTCACTATACGATATGTAAAGactttaaactattataaaaaagttaattttccttctaatttaatattttttttacaacgcCCGCTCGGAAGTAGACTTTTCGAGCGCTGTATGTCACcttcaaaatacacaataatcgCATACTTAACTATATGTGTTTCATAAACGCACATGTTCGGTTATAGACTACATAACTGCACAGATTCCTAATACACTATACTACTATAAAATATAACCTCACGGATACTGTCTGTATTACGTTTCTCACTTTACTAGAAACTACTGACACGCCATCTGACGCCGCGATAATAACATGAAAATCAtaatatactaaataatttatgttaatattttaacataatttatttatacataataattttaacataatttacatttaaaataagtaaataaatcatttctcaaattgataaatttctctcAAAGTCAACTTCCCGAGCGattgttgtaaaaagtattgaatgctACTTGCGGAATAAGTAGCAAATATGACAGTCGTGATTACGGCATTCGCTCTAAGGTTATGATACATTCTTATGAAGACTCGTGTGGTTGTCGCAACTCGCCTACGGCTCGTAGCGACATCTACCACACTCGTCTTCATAAGAATGTCCCATAACCTTACGCTCACGCCGCAACACCACGACTGTCAGATTATTTGCTACTTATCCCACATGTAGCATTAATAACTATTaattgtcatttttattaattcattagcAGACAcggcgaacttcgtaccgcctatcagtcgattatttattttattttttttaaatacttttcagaTATCTTATCTGCAAAGGGAAAAGGTATATGGGCTATAATAGTTATGATTAATAAACATACAACTACAAATACTATTACAAACCTTAATAGTTGGCATGCAATTTTCCCGAACTACTTTTGTTGCTATAAATGAGGTCAATTGAAAGCAGTCTTTGTATTGTTTTGCTTTCCTGGAACCTCTCTACTCTCCACGTTATATTCGTGTAGGGCCATCtattagttttgataataaattatccatttcaatggttgtaggggaaacaatattttatatattttggtatataaaatatttatgtatgtactGAGTTTATTTTAGTGCTTAGGTCTTGTTAATCGTGTTGATTACACTTAGGTAGTGTTTAATTGTGAATATAATTGACTATTAACGAAATAAGATGGTTTTACATTGCATTTAACTTACATCAAACTAATAATTCATTGTTATTAgtaatgttaatattaaaataaatatgctattttatttcaaatattgcaataaattattattttatcaatgtttgttattttatttaaaaatctccactttatttaattagaagacaaataaatacaaaaaaaatgataaacttaatAGACAATATTTCGAATAATACCTAATTcccgccatttaaaaaaaagtttattgtaaGTGCCTTTCTCCAGGGGGCTGTTTGGACAA includes:
- the LOC123301283 gene encoding zinc finger protein 62 homolog — its product is MAHTRIHNADKPFACDICNKTFTERSDLTRHTRIHTGEKPFVCEICNKTFTEKNTLTRHTRIHTGEKPFACEICNKTFTERSTLRAHTRIHTGEKPFACEICNKTFTEKNTLTRHTRIHTGEKPFACEICNKTFAKRSTLTRHTRIHTGEKPFACEICNKTFTERSTLRAHTRIHTGEKPFACDICNKTFTGRSNLNAHTIIHNADKPFACDICNKTFARRDKLNAHKRIHNADKPFACDICNKTFTERSTLRAHTRIHTGEKPFACDICNKTFTERSNLRAHTRIHNADKPFACDICNKTFVQRGNLNAHKRMYTCEKPFDMAINNIIKEENIKLEKQLNTELIIKEEILEDADEDRKMQHELQEDSNSGMMEDIPKSFNTNIKFKSAQPALRFLVDKLKLLFCDDIIVYKIKDDYIICLIDARDKVLSRDWYTQQVERDQKYSYRRNANMAINAFQDMDINNVIKEENIKLEKQLNTELIIKDEILEDVNDDMDTVITMQEGQIENELQEDSNIVIMEDIPKKFGINEILAENVLDPQQINTSTKLSCHKKTITEKKTIVREKRFTCDICNKTFTKRSNLRAHTRIHTGEKPFACDICNKTFVRRDNLNAHKRIHNADKPFACDICNKTFTKRSDLTRHTRIHTGEKPFVCEICNKTFTGRSNLRAHTRIHTGKKPFACEICNKTFTERSDLTRHTRIHTGEKPFACDICNKTFTGRSNLRAHTRIHTGKKPFACEICNKTFTERSDLTRHTRIHTGEKPFVCEICNKTFTGRSNLRAHTRIHTGKKPFACEICNKTFTERSDLTRHTRIHTGEKPFVCEICNKTFTGRSNLRAHTRIHTGKKPFACEICNKTFTERSDLTRHTRIHTGEKPFVCEICNKTFTLRYNLVAHTRIHNADKPFACDICNKTFTGRSNLRAHTRIHTGEKPFACDICNKTFTGRSNLRAHTRIHTGEKPFACDICNKTFTGRSNLRAHTRIHTGEKPFACDICNKTFTGRSNLRAHTRIHTGEKPFACDICNKTFTERSDLTRHTRIHTGEKPFVCEICNKTFTLRYHLVAHTRIHTAVKPFACDICNKTFTERSNLMAHTRIHTADKPFACEICNETFTRRINLNAHKSIHTGEKPFACDICNKTFVRRDNLNAHKRIHNADKPFACDICNKTFTKRSDLTRHTRIHTGEKPFACDICNKTFTGRSNLRAHTRIHTGKKPFACEICNKTFTERSDLTRHTRIHTGEKPFVCEICNKTFTLRYNLVAHTRIHNADKSFACDICNKTFVRRGNLNAHKRMYTCEKPFDMAINNIIKEENIKLEKQLNTELIIKEEILEDADEDRKMQHELQEDSNSGMMEDIPKCFNTNIKFKSIK